The sequence GTTACCGCAGGCGTTTCGAGCGGTGATCATCCCGCTGGGTTCGGTGCTGATCGCGTTGACCAAGAACACCACCATCGCGTCGGCGATCGGCGTCGCGGAAGCGGCGCTGTTGATGAAGGAGATGATCGAGAACGAGGCGGCCCTGCTGGTGATCGGCACCATCTTCGCCGCTGGATTCGTCATCTTGACGCTGCCGCTGGGGTTGGTGTTCGGGTGGCTCGGTAAGCGGATGGCGGTGGTGAGGTGAGTGGTTCGGTGCTGTTCGACGCCCCGGGCCCGCGGGGGCGGGTTCGCAACCACGTCGTCACCGGGATCACGGTGGTGCTCACCCTGCTGGCGCTGTGGGTGGTGTACACGCGGCTGGAGGCCAAGGGCCAGCTCAGCGCCGAGAAGTGGGAGCCGTTCCTGACGGCGAACCTGTGGACGACCTACATCATGCCCGGCGTCGAAGGCACGCTGACGGCCGCCGGCGTTTCGATCGTGCTCGCGCTGGTGCTGGGATTGGTGCTCGGGGTGGGCCGGATGTCGCACGCCCTTCCGGTGCGGTGGGTGTGCTCGGTGATCGTGGAGTTCTTCCGCGCGGTGCCCGTGCTGATCATGATGATCTTCGCGTACTTCCTGTACGCGTTGTACGGCGTCTTCCCGGGTGAGCATCTGGCGCTGGCGGGTGTGATCACCGGCCTCACCCTGTACAACGGCGCGGTGATCGCCGAGATCGTGCGGGCCGGTGTCGCGGCGCTGCCGCGCGGCCAGACCGAGGCCGCGTGGGCGGTGGGCCTCACCTGGGGGCAGACCATGCGCTCGGTGCTGCTGCCGCAGGCGATCACGTCGATGCTGCCGGTGCTGATCTCGCAGCTGGTGGTGGTGCTCAAGGACTCCTCGATCGGCTTCGTCATCACTTTCGTCGAGTTGGTGCGCCAGGGCACCCAGGTCGGCGCG comes from Mycolicibacterium pulveris and encodes:
- a CDS encoding amino acid ABC transporter permease codes for the protein MSGSVLFDAPGPRGRVRNHVVTGITVVLTLLALWVVYTRLEAKGQLSAEKWEPFLTANLWTTYIMPGVEGTLTAAGVSIVLALVLGLVLGVGRMSHALPVRWVCSVIVEFFRAVPVLIMMIFAYFLYALYGVFPGEHLALAGVITGLTLYNGAVIAEIVRAGVAALPRGQTEAAWAVGLTWGQTMRSVLLPQAITSMLPVLISQLVVVLKDSSIGFVITFVELVRQGTQVGAAYGNYIPALMVVAVLMISVNFTLSWLATWVEGRMRRSRRGTAPLDAEAVEQEGAPGATVV